ATAGTTCATGAATGTACCTGCCACGAAAAATGTTGTGCAATAAAGATTAAGGATATGACAAGTACCCAGAACCTATATAATGCTTACATGGAGGTCTCTAAAACAATTGATAAATAATTATCATCAAAATTTATATATTGTTGAAGGTTTCCACAAATTCTGTTTCTTATTCTGGTTTGTTTACAGTTGACTTGCAtagcataaaattttaattgtaagttttATTTCTAGTACTTTGGCAAACAGGAATGTGCACATTTGATACCTTACTTACAAATGTTTTggatttatttcttcattaataataTTCAGTTACTTCACTCCCATATGTATGAAAGTCCATGTTGTAACTAACTGAGTTAAAAAAAGTTATGACAACGTTTATTGATTGAGTTGTTAACGTCTAGAATCTGACATACTCCATAATACCAGTTACATTAAAAAACCATGTGATCCCAACCAAGGGTTTAAAAACTCAAAATTTGCAGATACCATGCCAAACAAAACTATATATGAACAGAAAGGAAAAGAGTCAAAAGTTAGTCAGAACAGATGTAAACACTGGAGCATGCACGCCTTCAGTAGTTCATAATCTTCCATATCCAACATGATGCACATACTGGGGACCTGAAAGGCATCACAATTCTGTCCCATGAAAAAGGATTCAACTGCAGATGGAAAAATTGGACCCAGATACTACAGGGGTAGCCCATACATCAGCTGTCATCACTGTCACTCAATATGTCAGTCTGCACTGTGTCTAATGGATGATGATGTGGCAATTTACGTGTTGGTCTTTCAGTCAATTGTGTTCTGCAATACCAGGTGACCAGATGTTGAGTAgatgtaaaaattttcaaaaaggcTCACTACAAATGTATTGGAAAATTTACAACCACTTACATCTTTTCACATAGTATTCCCTTTTTGTGCAAGGCTTCATATAAGTTTCAGTGCCAAAAACAGTCTTAGATTGAAACCATCTGCAAGTGTATCAGTCACATTCATTCATCAGTATGCAAATTTTTTCCTTGATTGATGTGATATTGATTCTTGTTCATGAACAGTCATTGTCCACCTGATCAACATCCATACTAGATATGCAATAAAAATATTGGAGCTCACGCTAGTTCTTGACTAACTgggaatcaaacaaaaaaaaaggtcaaataaATTTATCATTACAAAGGCGAAAGTGTCGGCAAAACAAAGAAAAGGCACTTAAGTGCTAAGATGATGGAagagaaacatttaaaaattatttctcttagTTAAATCTGAAATACGTTGAACTTAAGAattttgaattaaaatttttggataCATTAAATAAATTGGTGTAGACTATTAACTTGTAGCACTGTATTGTATGAAGATTGTAACACATGAATGTGAATTATTTTATGCTCATCAAAAAATTCCAAGCCGGCCACTATGTTCGAGCACTTCTAGGTTCTTAAGTCCGAAAGCGTTTTGCtaatgctgctgttgctgttgctgttgctgttgctccagtcgcaggttcgaatcctgcctcaggcatggatgtgtgtgatgtccttaggttacttgggtttaggtagttctaagtctagggtactgattacctcagatgttaagtcccatagtgctcagagtcatttgaaccattttaataattacACACACAATCTGCAGTGGCTCTTATTGATCATTATGGAATTTCGTCTGGTTATTTTCGTTTTAAACCATGTTTACATGATTATTTCTTTCCTTCTGgtgaatattgtaattttaaattgcTAACAGTTACTGAATATATAATTTCTTATACACTTTTATGAATTGCGGCCTATAGTACTTGATTTATGGACACTCAAATattgtttctttcttgtttgtATATCAGTATTTAACATTCTTCTCCTTACTCTTCAGATTGACTCAGAGTACTGGTGGGAGCTGTGGCACATTATGTGAGGAAACTTATCACCATGGGCTAGTCCAGGATAAGTTGGTGATAGACAAGAAGACGTCAACACATGAGTTGGGTCCCAATACAGAAGATGTGATTATTGATAAGGAGTGCTCAGTTGCTACCCGATATGACTGTAGTACAAGGGAAAAGGAATTTCATGTATATAGCTGTAATTTCTGCCGACAAAGCTTTCCTTCCAAATACAGGCTCATAATGCATGTGTTTGTGCACATTGATGGTACGCAACCACCTTtgtatgtttgtaagtggtgtggtGAGGTATTTCACAGTAATGTTAGTTTGAAAAAACATTTGAGAATGAGTGAGAATTCTGTCTTACCTGCTAGCAACCATGAAAAATACGGCGATAGTGATCATCATCAAAGCAGTATCTTCTTGGATAGTGAGCGAGAAGTTTCTGTTACAGAACACAATGAGCAGTCTTCGTGTAAGGAAACTTCGAAAGCTTCAAAGAAGTCCTCTAATGACAGGCGTTACACACATAGGAGAAATGATACGGAGAAATCAAATGATTATGGAGCTTCATCCACAGCTGTTAATGTCACTCCCCAGGCTGATCTACTTACTGCAAACAGAACccacaaatgtgatatttgtggcaaATTGTTTGCTAGGTCATGTCATCTGAAGACTcacgtattaattcacactggaaagaaacctcacaaatgtgaaatgtgtgggaaatcttttactatgTTAAGTGATctcaagaaacacacattaattcacactggaaagaaacctcacaaatgcgaGGTTTGTGGGAAATGTTTTACTATGTTAGGCTATCTTAAGAAACATTCATTCttccacactggaaagaaacctcacaaatgcgaggtttgtgggaaatcttttgctataTCAGGTGATCTCAAGAAtcacacattaattcacactggaaagaaagcACACAAATGTGACAtctgtgggaaatcttttactacGTCAAGCAGTCTCAGGGCACATGCTTTCATTCACACGGGACAGAAACCTAACAAATGTGTTATTTGTGGGAAATGTTTTGCTTTGTCAGGCAATctcaagaaacacacattaattcacactggaaagaaacctcacaaatgtgagatttgtgggaaatcttttggtATGTTAGGCACTCTCAATAGGcacgtattaattcacactggaagaaAGCCTCATAAATGTGTAATCTGTGACAGAAGTTTCACTCAATTGAGTACGCTCAAGACACATGCATTACTCCACTTGAGAAAGAAACAAGTAGTTGTTAGTTTAAGCAAATAGGTATCCCTGGTTGGTGCTCTCAAGGCCTGTAAAATAATGGATGTAGCAGGGAGACAATAAATGGTAATGGCTGTGAAATAACAGTATAATGTGGTAGAATTGTGAAAAAATGTGTAATTATGTGTACTTTAGAGTGGTAGCAGATAAAATGGCAATATAAAAATCCGTATCTGCAGCTTGAAATGTCAAGAAATTGTATTGCTAAATATGCCTCAAACGTGAATCAAATATGTTTGTCATTAACACTATTTTTTTCCTATCGATCTTGAGACAAGAGGATTCTGAATTGTGATAAATACTTACCTTCGTCAGTAATTATAAGTAGCATGCAATATTCAGTATAAGGCCAAGGAAATGTCATGACTTTCTGATTATTATCCCTAACATAGTCACCATGTATTACTTGTAACTCTGCATTTTAGAAACAATGTTAGCAATTGGGAACCCATATATTATGGCAGTTCCTTCTCTCAGGCTAGTAAACTCAACACTGGAGAAACATGATTATGGCAATTATTTTACTCAGGTATGTTTTCTCAAGAGATTTACTCTGTGTGTCATTAATAGTGTATACATTTGTTCTGTTAGTACTAATCCTGCATTAGTAAATGTAACAACAAATATaacaacctgcttaatagcatgatTGTCCACGTTTGGAACACAATGCGTAGACAGTTCTACATGATAGGGACTTGACAAGTTGTTTACATGTTTCTGGAAGTATGTTGCACCAgatgttttattaaatcttatttAAAGTACTTAATTGGTACTGATTGTTAAATCCTACCTCATTGGTTTTGTCCTTATCTAAGTGGAAAGTAATGCTCTCCCattttgaaaaataagaaaaatgacaaaattatacaATGTAAACAAACTAATACGTATTAGCATCCAATCTCCTAATGCTTAGTCGTAAATGAGTCGTGACTGAATTGTGCCAGGATACAAAATCCACTTAAGTATAAAATTACCCAACAGCTGCTGCTCATGCACCACTGGTTTTGGTGATCTCAATAATTCACAATATCCTTGATTACATATCATCATATAACCAATCTGAGGACAACTACAGTGACTGGGAGAGTGATGACACCAAGGCAACCACTCAATGTAGGTATTCCAGCTTACTCCACTCAGTGATGTGTGCAGTGTCGTGGTTAATGGTAACTTGCAATTTTCCCAAGCTAGTATTCATCAATGGTTTGCAGAAGGCGAGTCTTTGATTTTTTTGGTAGTGTAGGCAGGCAGTCTGTCGGTTGGGTGCCAGCATAAAACGTGTTTCAGGGGAAATTAACAGAAAAAGGTCAAAGCTATTGTGTGTGTAAGTCAAATGAACAGATAACCTAATGGTGGGTGTGATACATTATAATAAGAAAGTTGAATAAAAGTCTGCTGTTAGAGAAACTCAATAAGTCTCAAGCGTAATTGTATGGCCAGAGCAGAGAACTGCTACAATAGTTGGCTGTACTACCAAACACTGTAATTTGTTCGCAGTGGGCATAAATAAAGGTTTGTGCCTTGCAACAACAGTGCAAGAGCAAGGGAATTCTTTGGTTTCCTCTAAAATTAATGCAATTTCGCAATTTGCGACAGTAGTGAGGGTAATAAAGTAGGATGCTTGTCATAATTAGTGTGAATGTACAGTTGAAATTCGAACTACATGACAGTCTGATGTACAACCCTTGTAAACAATCAGGATATCCATCGCCAAATATTACATTCATAAGCAGCTACACAGGCGACAGGGAAAGAAGGCGATAACACTCAGATTAGCAACTGGTGCAGATTATTGACAGGGATAGCTGCACAGTTAACACATCTATCGATCTTGACAGTTTTACAATAGCAGCAGTGCAATAATACAGCCAGGTTGATTCCTACATGGAGTTGGTCATTTGCTTGTGTAATGATCCATGAAATGAATTACTAGTTATGGTTTTCAGGAAGGTTTCCGCTGGCACTAAGTTAGGGCTGAGTCTCTGTTGCAGTTTTGGCTGAATGGTAGGAGCAAGGTGAcaagcagttccttctgttaaatgttaatgctgaacaggatataaaatctgttaaatccgagctcaagagggtaatcagtaagccaaaaattgattattttaggacactcctcagagacattcactggactgatgttcacagtgctcatggcatgaatgaaaaatataacatttttgctaataaattgcttaccttattcaaacactgctttcccccaaaacttaccaaggttagagcatagtctacaaagaagccatggattactcgaggaataggggtatcttgtaaaacaaaaagaaaactgcatctgtcaatcagaaacatttccaatgttgatgctatagcacattataagaaatactgcaaaatatcaaagactgtaatacggatgtcaaagcaaatatattacaaggaaaagatagtcatatcagataacaaaataaagacaatatgggatatagtgaaggaggagactggtagaaccagacatgaagaggaacaaatagcattaagagtagatGATAcattgtatagtgttgcagaactttttaacaaacattttata
This sequence is a window from Schistocerca nitens isolate TAMUIC-IGC-003100 chromosome 11, iqSchNite1.1, whole genome shotgun sequence. Protein-coding genes within it:
- the LOC126212970 gene encoding zinc finger protein 724-like isoform X2; this translates as MDQDPTMCIKKEETDEVKIELHSMFLEDPLKTEGPSVSVKQDPEVKQHADGSEHNVETSTRYTYDSARLTQSTGGSCGTLCEETYHHGLVQDKLVIDKKTSTHELGPNTEDVIIDKECSVATRYDCSTREKEFHVYSCNFCRQSFPSKYRLIMHVFVHIDGTQPPLYVCKWCGEVFHSNVSLKKHLRMSENSVLPASNHEKYGDSDHHQSSIFLDSEREVSVTEHNEQSSCKETSKASKKSSNDRRYTHRRNDTEKSNDYGASSTAVNVTPQADLLTANRTHKCDICGKLFARSCHLKTHVLIHTGKKPHKCEMCGKSFTMLSDLKKHTLIHTGKKPHKCEVCGKCFTMLGYLKKHSFFHTGKKPHKCEVCGKSFAISGDLKNHTLIHTGKKAHKCDICGKSFTTSSSLRAHAFIHTGQKPNKCVICGKCFALSGNLKKHTLIHTGKKPHKCEICGKSFGMLGTLNRHVLIHTGRKPHKCVICDRSFTQLSTLKTHALLHLRKKQVVVSLSK
- the LOC126212970 gene encoding zinc finger protein 724-like isoform X3; its protein translation is MVECTSTVPCIGQAHPVLSIYPDNTTSCLLQILSVKQHLKVETSTRYTYDSARLTQSTGGSCGTLCEETYHHGLVQDKLVIDKKTSTHELGPNTEDVIIDKECSVATRYDCSTREKEFHVYSCNFCRQSFPSKYRLIMHVFVHIDGTQPPLYVCKWCGEVFHSNVSLKKHLRMSENSVLPASNHEKYGDSDHHQSSIFLDSEREVSVTEHNEQSSCKETSKASKKSSNDRRYTHRRNDTEKSNDYGASSTAVNVTPQADLLTANRTHKCDICGKLFARSCHLKTHVLIHTGKKPHKCEMCGKSFTMLSDLKKHTLIHTGKKPHKCEVCGKCFTMLGYLKKHSFFHTGKKPHKCEVCGKSFAISGDLKNHTLIHTGKKAHKCDICGKSFTTSSSLRAHAFIHTGQKPNKCVICGKCFALSGNLKKHTLIHTGKKPHKCEICGKSFGMLGTLNRHVLIHTGRKPHKCVICDRSFTQLSTLKTHALLHLRKKQVVVSLSK
- the LOC126212970 gene encoding zinc finger protein 724-like isoform X1, with the protein product MDQDPTMCIKKEETDEVKIELHSMFLEDPLKTEGPSVSVKQDPEVKQHADGSEHNSVKDPFGVSWSTDFIKEDPELNLEIVTEDIVETSTRYTYDSARLTQSTGGSCGTLCEETYHHGLVQDKLVIDKKTSTHELGPNTEDVIIDKECSVATRYDCSTREKEFHVYSCNFCRQSFPSKYRLIMHVFVHIDGTQPPLYVCKWCGEVFHSNVSLKKHLRMSENSVLPASNHEKYGDSDHHQSSIFLDSEREVSVTEHNEQSSCKETSKASKKSSNDRRYTHRRNDTEKSNDYGASSTAVNVTPQADLLTANRTHKCDICGKLFARSCHLKTHVLIHTGKKPHKCEMCGKSFTMLSDLKKHTLIHTGKKPHKCEVCGKCFTMLGYLKKHSFFHTGKKPHKCEVCGKSFAISGDLKNHTLIHTGKKAHKCDICGKSFTTSSSLRAHAFIHTGQKPNKCVICGKCFALSGNLKKHTLIHTGKKPHKCEICGKSFGMLGTLNRHVLIHTGRKPHKCVICDRSFTQLSTLKTHALLHLRKKQVVVSLSK